CCGCGCTACGATAGCGCCGCAGGACGTTTGCAAAACAAGGACGAGGTCAACGCGCTTATCGAAGCCTGGACCAGTCAACGCGCGAAGCACGACGTGATGAAGATCCTCGCCGGGGCCGGGGTACCGTGCGGGGCGTGCCAAGACACCGGCGAGATCCTGAACGATCCCCATCTGCGTGCGCGCGACATGATTCTTGAGGTCGAGCATCCGGTGCGGGGACCGTATTTCGTTGCCGGCAACCCGGTGAAACTCTCCGCCTCCCAGGTGACGATCGGCGCCGCGCCGTTGCTTGGAGAGCACAATCGGGACATCTTAGCGGAGCTGGGTTACAGCGCAGGAGAGGTGGCCGCGCTGAAAGAGGAAGGCGCGATTTAATACAGAAGGCGAGCGACGGAAGGCAGAAGACGTACAATCGCATCTCGTTTGACGCTTCACCTTCTTGAACAAGTCAATTACACACACCCATAAAGGAGGGTCGTCATGGCTAAAGGTATCATTTCTGCGGATTCTCACTTCGTCGAACCGCCGAGCATGTGGGCGGAACGGCTTGACAAGAAGTTCCGTGATCGCGCTCCGCATACCGTGCGCGGGCTCAACGGCAGAGACGGGGAATTCTTCGTCTGCCAGAACATCAACCCCTTTCCGGTCGCGGCGTTCTTTGGTGCCGGCGTACCTTCGGAAGTGCTGGCTGAGCACAATAAAAAGGGTATGGAAGCCGCCCCAGCCAGCGTGTGGGATCCAGATGCTCGCTTGAAGGACCAAGACCGCGATGGCGTGCTGGCGGAAGTCATCTATACGTCGATGGGCATGCCGCTCTATATGCTCGATGATAGCGAACTCCGTGACGCGTGCTTCCGCGCCTATAACGATTGGGCGGTGGATTATTGCAGCCATAATCCCAAACGCCTGCTCCCACTCGGCCTGCTCTCGCTGGAAGATATTCCATCTGGCGTAGAAGAGATGCAACGCATTGCCAAAAGAGGGGTGCGTGGCGCGATGATCTGGGCTGAGGCACCGAGTGACAAACCGTATAACCATGCGGACTATGATCCAGTCTGGGCCGCCGCCCAGGATCTACAATTCCCGCTTTCGTTGCATGTCCTCACTGGTCGGAAAGGGACTGGCGTCGATTTCTTCTCGGGAAACCTCGCGTTGCAAGCCTCCACCTTGCACCACGAAGTGGAACGCTCACTCGCGGTGTTTGTGTTGGGCGGTGTGTTGGAACGGTTCCCCAAGTTGACGATCGTCTCCGCTGAGAACGATGTTGCGTGGTTCCCGTACTTCATGTGGCGGATGGACATGATTCACAGCCGGCTCGGTGGTCTGGCCGGTACGAAGCTCAGCATGAAGCCGAGCGAGTACATCAAGCGGCAGGTCTACGCTACCTTCATCAACGAACCCATCTTCCTCAAAACGATGGACCTCTACGGCCCGGACAACGCCATGTGGTCGTCTGACTACCCGCACACGGCGGCAACGTGGCCTCGGTCCCAAGAGTTCATTAACAAGACCTTTACCGGCCTCTCCGAGGCGGAGCGTGAGAAGATCGTCCATGATACCGCCGTCAAGGTGTATCGGATCGACCTGTAATTCTTCCGGCTTCCAGGGGCGTCCAGCCGGACGCCCCTACACCGTCGGGAGTCCTTGCGCCGGCAGCCACACCCGAAACGTCGCGCCTTTTCCCACTTCGCTCTCGACCGCAATTGTCCCACCCAATAAGCTCAAGAGTCGCTTGGCGATATGCAGCCCTAACCCGAAGCCGTTGCCGTTCTCCTCGCTGCTCCCTTCCGCTTTCTGGAACGCCTCGAAAATTAGGGATTGTTGATCTGCGGGAATCCCCGCCCCGGTATCTTTCACACAGAACAGTACGCCTTCGGCTTGGCGGGTCGCCGATATCGTCACGTTTCCCGCTTTGGTGAATTTGACTGCATTCCCTACCAGGTTTTTCAACACGACCTTGAGCTTGCCCACATCCGTCCTGATGAACGGCAGTTCCTCTTCGATAATCCACCGATACGTCAGCCCTGACAGCTCGCACAGCCCTTGCGTTTCTCTTTCTACTTCTAGGAGCACCTCGCGCACGTTGGTTTCTGTGAGCGCGAGTGGGGCACGTCCGGCTTCCAAGCGATTGAAATCCAACACGCCGGTAATGAGATCGTACAACCCACGCGCATTTTTATTGACCCGCTGGAGAAACGCGCGCTGTTGGCCAGCGGAAAAATCCTCCGGCAGGTCGAGGAGCATGTCGATATAGCCGAGAATCACGTTCAGCGGAGTACGCAGCTCATGAGACATGGTCGCCAGGAACTCGCTTTTTGCCCGATCGGCTGCCTCGGCGGCTTCCTTAGCTTTGGCTAACTCCTGGACGCGCAATTCCAGCTCGTCTCGTGCCTTGCGCAAGGCTCTTTCCAACCGCACCTCTTCAGTCACGTCTTGGGCATAACCCAGCACGTAGAGAGGCCGCCCGTCCTCCTCGTACCACACGTTATGGTACTTCCAGATTCTCTTTTCTCCGGTCTGGGTCACCACCTGCATTAACCCTTCATCCGCGTGCTGGTGCCGAATACGTTCGAGATACAAATCGAACAAGGGAAGAAAAGCAGGAGCAAGAAAATCGCGTAGCGTCTTCCCCTTCCAGGCATCGGGCGCGTAGCCCAAGGCATTTGCGGAGGCGGGATTCACATAGAGGAGATTGCCGTCGAAATCGTGCAGACAAATCAAGCCAAGACTGTGTTCGACCAGGTGGCGATAGCGTCGGTCCTGCTCGTCCGGTGCCGTCATTTGCTGGAGCTGTCTCTTGGGTTTCTCGATGTCAGCCATGTCGTTCCGATCTTTTCTGCGACGAGTGAACTGCTCTCCTTTCTTACAGAACAGCAGGGCGTGTTGACAAGCCACTCGATTCCTCCTTAAGGGAAGCCTAGAGGAAAAGGAGGAAATCATGTCTACCATACCGAAGTTTGCGCAATTGCCCCTGGTCGGCCAGACCGCCGAGCGTCATGCCTGGGAGGTGTTCGGTCGTGACGATCAGCTTGGCACTGTGAATTTGCTCACGCCGGAACGCGTGCGCCACGCCGCCACGCTGGTGCGTACCGGTCGGACGATTAACCTGAATTTGCCGCTCAACTTTCCTATTACCCTCTACAGCGGCTTTCGCTCCGGCTATCGCCATCACATCGAAGTGAATCGCGGCGGTCGCGACGACTATGTGGACAATTTCGCCATGCAAGGCTCCAGTCAGTGGGATAGCTTGCGCCACATTCGCTTCCGAGAGTTTGGGTATTACGGCGGACGGCAAGATGAAGATGTGGACGGAAAAGGACTGTTGGGCATCGAGCATTGGGCGCAGCATGGCATCATCGGTCGTGGCGTGCTCCTTGACGCCGCCGGATACATGGAGCGCCAGGGGACGCCGCTGGACGCGACTAAGAAGTTTGCCATGGACGGCGCCTTCCTCGAAGCCGTCGCCAACGCCGAAGGTCTGCAACTCCAGCACGGCGACATCCTCCTGCTGCGCACCGGTTGGTTGACTTGGTATAAGACGCTCGACGAAGCGGGGCGTGAAGCGCTGCGCGGTACGCTTCATCCAGGAGCGGGCGGCATGGGGTGTCCGGGACTCGAGGCTAGCCAAACCACGGCGGGTTGGGTATGGGACCGGCATCTTGCCGCCATGGCTGCGGACAATGTGGCGCTCGAAGCCCTGCCGGTGGACACCGTCACGGGGTTTCAACATCGGCGTTTGATTGCGCTGCAAGGCATGCCGATCGGCGAAGTCTGGGACCTGGATGCCCTGGCCCAGGACTGTGCCGCCGATGGGGTCTACGAATTCATGCTCGTATCCGCGCCCTTGAATTTGCCGGGCGGGGTCGGCTCGCCGCCCAACGCCTACGCCCTCAAGTAAAGAAAGAAGGAGCCCATGCCGAAATTCCGCTTCGTAGTCATGAGTGCGCTGTGGTTGACCGCGTTCTTCTTGTTTCTCGATCGCGTTAATATCTCGCTCGCCATTCCCTACCTCATGGACGAACTCAAACTCACTGGCGTTGAGGCGGGCTTCATCCTCAGCTTCTATTATTGGGGCTATATTCTCGGACAACTAGGCGGCGGGGTCGCCTCCGATAAACTCAGCATTCGTAAATGGGCCTCGGTCATGTTTTTCTCCTGGTGCATTCTCACGGTGCTGACCGGCATGTGCCGCTCGGTATTGCAGTTTGCCGTCGTGCGCGGCCTTTTCGGCATCTCCGAAGGGTCGGTGGCCAATCCCATCAACAAACTGGAAAATCACTGGTTGCTCCCGCATGAGCGCGGCTGGGTGTACGGCGCCACGGTCGGCGCCGGCTATTTTGGGCTGATTGTCGGTCTCCCGCTCATCGGCTGGTTGATTAGTGCGTGGGGATGGCGGGTAATGTTCTACGGCACCGGGGCCTTAACCGTACTCGGCGTCTTCGTCTTCTGGTTGTTAATCTACGATCATCCCCATGAGCATCCATGGGTCTCTGCCGAAGAGAAAGCCCTCCTCGCGGACGCGCTGGCCAAGGACCGCGTGACGTTCGACCCCACCCAAGGTGCCGCCCGCGTGCTCTCGTTTGGCAAAGGCGTGCATATCCTCTTCGGCAATTGGGTGTTCTGGAGCATCTGCCTCAGCTTGTTTTTCACCCTCTGCGTGGGTTTCACCAATCTGAGTTGGCTGCCCGGATACTTGATGAAAGAACGAGGCTACACCGTCCTCGATAGTGGGTTGTATCTGACTATTCCCTATCTTGCCGCCTTCGCCGGTTCGCTGGCTGGAGGGTATCTGGGCGACCGCCTCGGCAACCGCAGCGCGATCGGTCTCGGCACTGCGCTCCTCAGCGGCCCAGCGCTCTTCGGGCTTGTGACGAGTCAGGATGTGGAGCATGTGATCCTATTCACCAGCATCACGCTGTTCTTAAACTCTGCCGCCTTTAATGCCACGGCGATTCTGCTCTTCGATTTATTACCGGCGGAAGTCCTTGGCATCGCCGCCGGCGTGGGCATCGGTTTGTTTGGCGGGCTAGGCGGTGTCGTGGGGCCGCTGATTCTCGGCTACTCCTATGATCGTAGCGGCTCGTTTTTCTGGGGGTTCGGTAGTCTGGGAATCGGGGCCATGGTCGGAGCTTTGGTCCTCGTTCCCATTTTCTTTTACGAGCAACGGGTCAAGCGAGAGAAGGCGGCACGAGCCGCCAGCCCATGAACCGAAGACTACCCTTTCCACAACTCCGACACCAACTCGGTGTCGATGTAAGCAGTGCCTTCCTTCACCTTGCCATCCGCGACCCGCATCACCCAACAGTAGCTGTTGTTATACGGTTTTCCCGACTTGGTCGTGGCTTTCCCTTCCCACTGGATGACGACGTTATCGCCCTCGGCGATGAGGTTCCGAACCGTGGGTCGAATCGGTCCCGCCAGTTTCGCGCTCAAGGGTTTGGTCGCTCCCTCGAAGAATTCCTGTTTGCTGTTGTAGGTACGCGACACCGGGCACGAGCCGATCACGGTCCAGCGCACGTTGTCGTCCAAGATGCCGAAGAAGGCACCTCCGTCGCCGCGTCCCCATGCGGCAAAAGCGTCCTGGATGAGTTGTTTATTTTCTGCAGCGCTCATAACTGTACCCTCCTTATGAAAAACGATTACCGGAAACGTCGGGGCACGGTACGCCGTGCCTGCCGATACTACAACGCCGCTGCCATCGTCTCCCCTTTTTGCATTTGCGCAAGGCTCACCGGAGCATTAGCCTCGAACGGACTCTTCAAGCCCAGCTTGTCGCCGATCTCGCGAATCGCCGGCATGACTTCCTGGCCCAGCAGACGAATGCACGACATGGAATCGAGATGGGAGACGTTGCCATCGTTGCCCCACAACGCCAGAATCGACGGGCGCGTTTCCTCGACGATCACCCGCAACTTTTCGATCACTTGCTTGGGGGTACCGGCAATGAGCGACATCGCTGCGAGTTGTTTCTCGAACGGCGGCATGCTCTGTTTGCGGCGACCGACGCGAAACTCGGCCAGCGGCTTGCGCGCCCACTCACCCAGATAGCCGGCGGGCGAAGCCCATAGCGGGTGCGTCAGACCGGTGAACTCGCCCTGCATCCACATAAACTGCTTGGCGTTTTCGATCGCCTTCTCCTCGGTCTCGGCGACATGACAGCGGATCAAATACCCGCGATGTTCCGGACCGGCGGTAAAGCCCACGCCGGCGGCAGTCTCATCGTAGAGTTGCCAGATCTTTTGGCATTCTTGAATCGGCGCGTTGAGAATAATGTACGGATAGCCATGCTCCGCCGCCCAGACGATGGTTTCGCGACTCACGACGCCGGGAATCCACACGCGCGGATGCGGCTGCTGCAGCGGTAACGCCCAAGGATTCACCACCCGCAGTTGGTAATGATCGCCCTCCCAACGGAACGGTCCGGGTTGTGTCCAAGTCTTCACGATGAGGTCATGGGCTTCGTTGAAACGCTCACGATTGAAAGCAGGGTTGGCATTGGCTGCTAATGACTCCACACCACCGCCACGCACGAATCCGGACACCAGTCGGCCCTTGGAGATCAAGTCGATCATGGCCAATTCTTCGGCGAGACGCACGGGGTTATCGGAGATCGGCAGTGGGTTGCCGAGCAGGACGATTTTGACGCGCTTGGTCATCCCCGCCAAGATGGAGGCAAAGACGTTGACCTTGGCCTGCATGCAAAAGGGCGCGTTATGGTGCTCATTCAACATGATGCCATCGACGCCGCACTCCTCCGCATAGAGGTACTCCTCCAGCCGTTCGTTGTAGAGGCGACTGGCCGCTTGCGGATCGAAAAATTTGTTCGGAAAGAGCAGCGCGGTGTAGCCGAACTTTTCTCCTTCCTCTTGTGGGTAGGCGGACATGGGCTGTTCGGTGAAATACATCAGATGCATAATGCCTCCTTAGTAACTAGTTATTAGTTATTAGTATTGAGTTATGAGTTTCTGGAAGGCTATTTCGATCATGACAGACTTCACAACCATCTACTAAAAACTAACCACTAAAAACTAGCTACTTCTTCAGAAACTCTATTACCAATTGCGCCAACTCGTTGGCCTTCTCGACCTCGACGAAATGCCCGCACTCGTTCAGCGTTGTCAGCTCGGCGTGTGGCAAGGCTTGCATGTAGCGTTCGCCGCAATTTATCGGGGCAATCCGGTCTTCCTTGCCCCAGACGATCAGCGTTGGCGTGTCCACACCTTTCAACAGCGTGGGAAACGCGGCGTTGAACATGTAAGGCTTCCAGGCGATGCGCGTGGTCATCTCCCGGTTGATCTCCCAGGTCACGAGCTGCTCGACCTCGGGCTCTTTCCCGTACAGTTCGTCCATGTGGCTCGGATCGTGAAAGCCCGCGCGCAGGTAATCCGTCGTGTACAAAAGGAACTGGTCGAGAATCTCGCCCCGGGTCGGCTTCATGCCCATGGCGCTCACCAGCACGAGCTTCCGAAGCTGATGGTGGTCCATCGTCGCCATTTCCGCCGCAATCCAGCCGCCAAACCCCAAGCCGACGATGGAGAGCGGAGGCAGCTTCATCTCCTTCAGCAGCCATTGATACAGGACCGCGAGGTCCCGCACGTTGCGCATCCACTCCGGGCGGTCGGATTTGTCGAATCCCGGATGGGAGGGCACATACACGGCGTAGTGCTGCGCCAACTGTTCGTAGAACGGCAGCCAGCCCGGGTTGCCTACATCACGATGCAGGATCAGTACAGGTTCGCCAGCCCCGCTGGTCAGGAAATGCACTTTCCCACCGGCCACTTCGGTTACGCTTTCGCTCCATGTGTGCGTCACAATCTTCGCTCCTACTTTCTTTGGGGAACAGGGTGCCAGCATTATGGCGCGTCTCGCCAGCGGCGGCAACAGTTGTAGGGGCGAGGTAACCTCGCCCCTACTGTGGGCAATTCTCTCCCAAAGCCAAGATTTTGATTTGTACCCGCCGTTCTGCCGCTTTCCCGAGAGGGGGGCTTTCTGCTAAAGAACGAAACAAGCAAACGACAGACGAGTGCAATGGAGGGAAAGCCTATGTTCAATCACCCTGTCATCTCAGCCGACGGTCACATCGATCTCCCGTGGTTGCCGCCGACGCTGTTTACCGAGAACGCGCCGGCCGCGTTCAAAGACAAAATGCCGAAAGTGGTGGAGGCTCCCGAGGGCCGCATGTGGGTGGCGCATAACGGTGCCAATCTTGGCCTCGCCGGCGGCATGGGCTCGGCCGGGCGTCCATACATTCCCGGGCAGATTTACCGCTCGGACCGCATGGCGTCGGAAGGGTTGTACGACGATTACAAGCGCGGCATCTTTCGCACCTCCGACCCGAAATATCGCTTGCTCGATCAGGATCGCGACGGCGTGGTCGCGGAAGTCCTCTACGGCATTCTGGGTGCGGCGTTCCGCCTGCAAGATCCAGAAATTGTCGAGACGGTCGTGCGGATCTACAACGACTTTGCCGCCGACTTTAGCAAAGCCTGTCCGGAGCGGCTGGCGACTATTGCTTGCCTGCCGACGTTCTCTCCAGCCAAGGCGGGAGACGAGTTGCGGCGCTGCGCCAAGATGGGCATCCGCGGCGCGGAGATTCCCATCTCTCCTGGCATGATGCCGCTGTGGCATAACGACTGGAACCCATTGTGGGAAGCGGCGCACGAGTGCGGCATTCCCATGCATTTCCATACCCTGGGACCGAAGCAAGACATGACGTGGCTGTCCGACCATCGCTCGCGCCGCATGTGGCTGGCCACGCTGCTGGCCGGGTTTCAGATGTCGATGGTCGAAGCGATGGCGGCGATCATCTATAGCGGCGCACTCGAACGCCTGCCCAATTTGAAAATCGTTATCGGCGAAGCCGGCATTGGCTGGATTCCTTATGTGCTCGAACGCCTCGACTACGAGTGGGAAGATCAGTTCAAAGACCTCGAACTGAAGATGAAACCCAGCGAATACTGGTATCGGCAGATGTACGCCACTTACCAGCAGGACCAGTCCGGCATCGATCAGATCGACAAAGTCGGCGTGAACAACGTCATGTGGGGCTCGGATTTCCCCCACCCGGACGGTGTGTGGCCGGACTCGCAGGAATTTCTCTCCCAGCAAGTGGCGCATTTGCCGGAAGCCACCCGGCGGAAGATCGTCTACGAAAACGCGGCCAAGTTGTACGGCTTCCCCATGCAGAATTAAGTGTCAGGGCGCGTTCATCGCGCCCCTCCAGGCGGGACCATCCCAAATCGAATCACGCCATTCTTTAAGAAACTGCGACGGCACGGAGTCGCCGGACTAAAGCGCGTCAAAGAGCGCGAGATCTTCGTCTTCGCGGTCAGGCACCGTGGCGCTTGACCCTCCTCGTTGTAAGCGAAGTCGAAGGCTAGGCGGCGCTCAGCGCACAACTTTCAGACGTGTGCCACTGGGAATTAGAGATTGGTCATTTCTACCCTTTGTCCTTTACTCTTTGGCCTGCCTGCGCCAGCAAGAGTTCGCCTTTCAACCGCCACAGTTCCGCTTCATAATACCGTGCGCCCGTCTGCTCGACTCTCGCCAAGGCCTCGGTCACGGCAGCGAGTCCCTCCTCTGGTCGTACGGCTTTCCTCTGTGCATCGGCGAACAAACCGAGAAAATATGGGTAAATGATCGATGAATTGATCGCGCCGTATGCAGTCAGCGCTTGGTGCAGTCGCGCCACTCCTTCTTCGATTTGTCCCTGTTCGGCAAGAGTCCACGCTTGTACGATGATGCCGGTCACGGACCATAACGGAAACCCTTGTTCGGTTGACAACGTCATTGCGCGCTGTGCGCTCTCTTGGGCGGAACGTGCTTCTCGACAGAGCTGACGGACAATAGAAGTATGACATAAGGTCTGTGCGAGACTGTGCGCATGAGACAACTCGTGCGCCATGGTCAACGTTTCTCGCGCCATACTTCGTGCCTGATCCGGATAGCCGAGCGTCCACAAGACAAACATAGTGTAACAGCGGCACAGGACCCCTAGGTCTGTTACGTAAGCAGGAGAGCGATGCTGTTGAGGATCGTAGAGGGCAATTCCCTGTTCGAGATAGAACCAAGCGCGAGGAAAATCCCCAGTCCAAAACAGAGCGGCGCCAAGGGCATTGTACGCTAACACGCGAGGGAGCGCGGGCTGGCTCTTGTGCGTCAGACTGACGAGCTGTTCGCCCAGCTCTCGCGCAACCTGCGGCTTTCCCTGTCCAATGGAAAACCAACACAACCCCCAGAGTGCTGGAATCAGTTCGGGACCTTTTCCTAACTGTACGCATAATTCCCGCGCTCGTGAGAACGCCTGCTCCACTTCCTGAGCCCCTACGCCTTTGGTAGCACCTAACGGCGCGCCCAGAGCGATTTGCAACGCCACTTCTTGTCGATTGCGCTCCCGAGTAGCGGGGAGGATCTTGAGGAGTTCGAGTCCTTGAGTGAAATGACGGATCGCTTCCGCTGGTGCATTGCGTTGGACAGCGTTTCTTCCCGCGAGTTGTAAATACCGCACAGCTCGTGGGTAGTCGCGTCCCTCCGCGAAATGCACGGCCAGCTCCGCCGCCCGCTCTCCCGCCCGCTCCCCATATGCCCGCTCTAGACGCTCTCCCAACTGCCGATGCCACTGCCGATGGCGAGTCGGGGTGACCTGTTCGTGCCACAACTGCTGGCACAACGCATGCTCAAATCCGTACCGCGCCGCCTCCGTCCCGTCCGGCCAGGCGCTGATGCCTGCCCGCCGCAGGAACTGCCGCCGCCGCACTAAACCCTCACAGCGCTCTTCCATGGTAGCGATATCGAGCGCGAGCACCTCCGCCGCCAAGGCCGATGAAAACTCCAGCCCCGCCACGCTGGCGACCATCAACACCTGCTCCTCTTCCGCCGTCATCCGGGCGCGTCGCTGAGCAAAGAACTCCCGCACACTCTCAGGGAGCCACGCTTGGAGCTGCGCCAGCCCTCCCTGCCAAGTGACCTGCCCATCTTCGACTCGAAGCACCTCTTGTCTCACTAACTCGTCTGTCAAGGAGACCAGAAAAAAAGGATGCCCTTCCGTTCGCTCATGAAGCATCTGCCCCAGTTGAGGAGGCACGACATTGCCCGCAAAGCGCGCTCGTACGTAGTGCTCGACGGCTGGACCGTTCAGGCCTGTCAGGGCGATCTCGCTACTCTGTCTATGAACCTGCAGTTCCTGCACGAGCGTGTGCAACGGATGCCCGTTCGTGAGGAGGTCAACCGGACGATAGGTTCCCAGGATCAGCAGCCGCGCCGGTTCGCGGCACCGCGCCAGGTGCGCCAACAGGTTCACGGTGGCTGGGTCGCTCCAATGCAGGTCTTCAAGCACCAGCACCAACGTGGTGTCAACAGTGAGGATTTCGAGGAACGTGGCCATCTCTCGCAACATGCGCTCACGTGTCGTTCCCGCCATGCGCCGCTGGAGATCGGCCAGTTCTGCGGGCTCCAGGAGCGAGGGCATCTGCACCAGCCACAGCGGTGCATACCGCCGCAACAGGTCCAGTAAGGCATCGTCTTTCCTCGCATGACAAAGATGCTCCAGCGCCGCCAACACCGGCATGTAGGGCTCGCCTGGTCCGTAGTGTTCAATGCATTGCCCGTGAGCGATCCAAAGAAGGGGTGTTGGGTGTTGGGCGTTGGGGATTAGGGTTAAGAGTGGAAAATTTTTGCCTTCTGTCTTTTGCTTTTTCTGATCCCCAGCCCCTAGCCCCCAGTCCCTAACCCCCAGCTGCGCCAGAAACGCATCGATGAGCGCCGTCTTCCCGACCCCGGGCTCCCCAGTCACGAACACGAGCTGACGCTCTCCTTGCTCGGCTTTGGCCAACCAGCTGTGCAACTGCGCCAGTTCAAGCTCACGACCTACCACCATAAGTGCTAGGTGTTGGGGGCTAGGGGCTAGGGAAAATGTTTGACTTTGGATTTGCGACTTTGGACTTGCGACTTGCGAAACAAAGCTGAGCGGAGCAATAAACCGCCAGCCCTGCTGACTGACGGTCTCGACGAACTGCGGATGTGCAGCTGTGTCGCCCAGCGCGTGGCGTAACTCCCAGAGACTGGCGCGTAGAACCTGGGAAGTGACTTTCGTTGCGCTCCAGACCGCGCCGCGCAGTTCCGCGCGGGTCACGAGCTGTCCGGCATGTTCCACCAGGTAGCGCAGCACGGCGAAGGTTTTGGGGCGCAGTGAGATGATCCGGGCTTCATGCCACAGGACTTGATTCTCTAGATCAAGACGAAAAGGAGGAAAGAAGAAGAGGTTGGAGTCTGCCATGAGGGAGGCTATAGCACAGCGTCTAAGAAAAATTCAACGTTTGCCCCTTCAATTTTCCGACATCCGAATCCTCATCCTGACATTCGAGCCCGTGGGCGTTGTTTTCTTTACTGACGGAGATATTATTCAAAACAATAAATTTCCCGCACGGCGCGAGAGAGAAAACGATGACTCCACAGGCGACCGAAATACTGACAACGGTGGCTCGCGAGCTGCATCTTTCCGAAGAAGATCTTGTAAAACAGGGGCTGCGCGGCGTTTTGGAACGGCAGGTGCGCGAGGTCAAGGCGGAAATCTTCGCTCTTCACGGCCAGTATGGCGTGTCCAGCGTGGAGGAGATGGAGGCTCGCTATCAAGATGGGTCGATCGAGGAAGCCGATTCGTGGCGAGATCTTCAGCGCCTCGACCACCTCGAGTCCAAGCGTGACCGTCTGCTAAAGCTGTTGGGGGACGTTGCGTGAGCGTGGTAGACATTGAGCGTCTACGTGAGATCGCCGAGGTAGAGTTCGCGGAGATTGTGACCGAAGCGATTATCCCTGACGCCGATGAGCTGCGGATATTCCTTATTGACGGCAGTTTTACCGATCTTTGGTTTTCGTTGAAACTGCGAGAGCGGTACAGCTTTCATTGGGAGCGCCGGGTTATTGACGGAACAATCTACCGCCACGACAACGCGCCTCATCGACGCTGGCAGCCGGTCGCGACCTTTCCTCGCCACTTCCACAACGGCGGCGAACTCAATGTGACGGAAAGTCATATCAGCGCAGTCCCCGAAGAAGCGCTTCGGGAATTCCTCTCCTTTGTACGACAGACAATACAATCTCGGTAATGGTTCAGTTTCGTCTTTTCTTGTAGGGGCATCTCTATGTGGGTGCCCTTTTGCCGGGCGGCCACGCAGGGCCGCCCCTACGAGGACACAGGCATGAATCGAACTGAACCACTACCAAAATCTCTGTCCCCTTGACTTCTTCTAACAACACGTTCGTTTCTTGCCGTAGCACAGCGTCTAAGAAAAATTAAACGCCCTGTGGATGCAAATTTAACCAAGAATTTCCTTTTTTCTCTTGCTCGGTCCATCGCGTTATGGCAAAGAGTCAGGAAATCTTTTTATAACGACTGACGTGGCTGACAACCTGATCGGAGGGGAGATCGATGGTGATGAGACATAGGGGTGAAGTTAAGCAGACCACTATGAGTATTGGGCAGGCACCTTGGAGTGCGGACGCCATG
The window above is part of the Deltaproteobacteria bacterium genome. Proteins encoded here:
- a CDS encoding alpha/beta hydrolase: MTHTWSESVTEVAGGKVHFLTSGAGEPVLILHRDVGNPGWLPFYEQLAQHYAVYVPSHPGFDKSDRPEWMRNVRDLAVLYQWLLKEMKLPPLSIVGLGFGGWIAAEMATMDHHQLRKLVLVSAMGMKPTRGEILDQFLLYTTDYLRAGFHDPSHMDELYGKEPEVEQLVTWEINREMTTRIAWKPYMFNAAFPTLLKGVDTPTLIVWGKEDRIAPINCGERYMQALPHAELTTLNECGHFVEVEKANELAQLVIEFLKK
- a CDS encoding amidohydrolase; protein product: MFNHPVISADGHIDLPWLPPTLFTENAPAAFKDKMPKVVEAPEGRMWVAHNGANLGLAGGMGSAGRPYIPGQIYRSDRMASEGLYDDYKRGIFRTSDPKYRLLDQDRDGVVAEVLYGILGAAFRLQDPEIVETVVRIYNDFAADFSKACPERLATIACLPTFSPAKAGDELRRCAKMGIRGAEIPISPGMMPLWHNDWNPLWEAAHECGIPMHFHTLGPKQDMTWLSDHRSRRMWLATLLAGFQMSMVEAMAAIIYSGALERLPNLKIVIGEAGIGWIPYVLERLDYEWEDQFKDLELKMKPSEYWYRQMYATYQQDQSGIDQIDKVGVNNVMWGSDFPHPDGVWPDSQEFLSQQVAHLPEATRRKIVYENAAKLYGFPMQN
- a CDS encoding AAA family ATPase gives rise to the protein MADSNLFFFPPFRLDLENQVLWHEARIISLRPKTFAVLRYLVEHAGQLVTRAELRGAVWSATKVTSQVLRASLWELRHALGDTAAHPQFVETVSQQGWRFIAPLSFVSQVASPKSQIQSQTFSLAPSPQHLALMVVGRELELAQLHSWLAKAEQGERQLVFVTGEPGVGKTALIDAFLAQLGVRDWGLGAGDQKKQKTEGKNFPLLTLIPNAQHPTPLLWIAHGQCIEHYGPGEPYMPVLAALEHLCHARKDDALLDLLRRYAPLWLVQMPSLLEPAELADLQRRMAGTTRERMLREMATFLEILTVDTTLVLVLEDLHWSDPATVNLLAHLARCREPARLLILGTYRPVDLLTNGHPLHTLVQELQVHRQSSEIALTGLNGPAVEHYVRARFAGNVVPPQLGQMLHERTEGHPFFLVSLTDELVRQEVLRVEDGQVTWQGGLAQLQAWLPESVREFFAQRRARMTAEEEQVLMVASVAGLEFSSALAAEVLALDIATMEERCEGLVRRRQFLRRAGISAWPDGTEAARYGFEHALCQQLWHEQVTPTRHRQWHRQLGERLERAYGERAGERAAELAVHFAEGRDYPRAVRYLQLAGRNAVQRNAPAEAIRHFTQGLELLKILPATRERNRQEVALQIALGAPLGATKGVGAQEVEQAFSRARELCVQLGKGPELIPALWGLCWFSIGQGKPQVARELGEQLVSLTHKSQPALPRVLAYNALGAALFWTGDFPRAWFYLEQGIALYDPQQHRSPAYVTDLGVLCRCYTMFVLWTLGYPDQARSMARETLTMAHELSHAHSLAQTLCHTSIVRQLCREARSAQESAQRAMTLSTEQGFPLWSVTGIIVQAWTLAEQGQIEEGVARLHQALTAYGAINSSIIYPYFLGLFADAQRKAVRPEEGLAAVTEALARVEQTGARYYEAELWRLKGELLLAQAGQRVKDKG